The sequence below is a genomic window from Cedecea neteri.
TTAGTTGTAGCGGTCTGGCATCCCTTCCGGGCGCGTCTTAAAGCGGCGATGCAGCCACATATACTGCTCCGGTGCCATCAGGATGCACTTCTCGACGATTTTGTTCATCCAGCGTGCCGTTTCCTCGGGGCTTTCAAGCGGTGGATTCAGCTCTGGCTGAATAATCGTCAGCTCGTAGCCTTTACCGCCCGGCAGGCGACGCGGTACAAACGGCACGGCGCAGGCGCCGGAGAGTTTGGCGAGCGTGTAGGTTCCCGTGGTGGTCGCCGCTTGCTCAACGGCGAAGAACGGTACAAACTCGCTGCCTCTCGGGCCGTAATCGTGGTCCGGGGCATACCAGATGATGTCGCCATTTTTCAGCGCGCGGATCATGCCTTTCAGATCTTTACGGTCAATCATGCTCTTATTGGAGCGCATGCGCCCCCAGGTCTGCAGCCAGTCCAGCAGCGGATTATCGTTTGGGCGGTAAACGCCGATGCCTGGCGTTTTAATGCCGAAAATACGGGCGCCCAGCTCCAGCGTCAGGAAGTGAATACCAATCAGCAAAATGCCCTGGCCGGTTTTCTCGATGCCCTTAACGATCTCGACGCCTTCGTAGTGGCACCATTTGTTGATGCGCTTCGTAGACCAGAACCAGGCCATGCCGGTCTCAATCAGCCCCATGCCGACGGACTCGAAGTTGGCGATAACCATCTGCTCGCGTTTTTCCTCGCTCATGTCCGGGAAGCAGAGCTCAAGGTTGCGGTAGGCGATTTTCGCGCGACGTTTCATCAGGCGTTTTGCCAGCCGGCCCAGCCCACAGCCGATGCGATAGAGCACCGGGTAGGGAAGTTGTACCAGCAGGTATAAAAAACCAATGCCAAGCCAGGTGAGCCAATAGCGCGGGTGCAGTAATGCACGAGAGAATTGCGGTAAGTTCGTCATGTAAAACCTTTGTGACGGCAATTGCCGGATCTTCTAATCATTCCATTGTGGCATTTTTTGGCGCAGAGCCAAAATCCGCGGCGTCAGAGTGCCTGATATTTCATCGATTGTTGCCGCAAATACCGTTGAGTGAGCAAAATGTAGCGTAAAACGTGGGGATGTAAATAAGCGTTATTTGCTTTATGATGCAGCCCACTTTTTTCCAACGATTGCGAGCGAACACCATGCCAGTGTTACACAACCGCGTATCGAATGAGGAGCTGCGCGAGCGCATGCTTGCCGAAACCGAGCCGCGCACGACCATTTCATTCTACAAATATTTCACTATCGAAACGCCGCAGGCGACCCGTGATGCGCTGTATCAGCTGTTCCTGAGCCTCAACGTGTTTGGCCGCGTTTATCTGGCACATGAAGGGATCAACGCTCAGATTAGCGTCCCGGAAAGCCGCGTTGATGCCCTCCGTGAAGCAATTTACGCCTTCCACCCGGCCTTAAATAATCTGCGCCTGAATATTGCGCTGGAGGATGACGGTAAATCCTTCTGGGTGCTGCGCATGAAGGTACGCGACCGTATCGTCGCCGACGGTATTGATGACCCTACGTTTGACGCAAGCGACGTGGGGGAATATCTGAAGGCTGCGGAAGTGAATGCGATGCTCGACGATCCAAGCGCGGTATTTATCGATATGCGTAACCACTACGAATATGAAGTGGGGCATTTTGAGGACGCCGTGGAAATTCCGGCCGACACCTTCCGTGAGCAGCTGCCGAAAGCCGTGGATATGATGCAGGATGACAAAGAGAAGAAAATTGTCATGTATTGCACCGGCGGCATTCGCTGTGAAAAAGCCAGCGCCTGGATGAGACATAACGGCTTCAAAAATGTGTATCACATTGAGGGCGGGATCATTGAATATGCGCGCCGCGCGCGTGAACAAGGGTTACCGGTGCGCTTTGTCGGTAAAAACTTTGTTTTCGATGAGCGCATGGGGGAGCGTATTTCTGACGATGTGATCGCCCATTGCCATCAGTGCGGTACGCCGTGCGACAGCCACACCAACTGCAAAAATGACGGCTGCCATCTGCTGTTTATTCAGTGTCCGGCCTGTGCTGAGAAATTCTCTGGCTGCTGCAGTGACGTTTGCCGTGATGAGCTGGCGCTATCTCCAGAGGAACAGCGTCGCCGCCGGGCGGGCCGCGAAAACGGGAATAAGATCTTTAATAAATCTCGTGGGATGCTGAATACCACGCTGGGTATTCCTGACCCCGAGAAGTAATAAAATTCCCCCGGTTCGCCGGGGGAGTATTTTTACTGCCGCACGCCTTCGACAGAAATGATCAGGTCAACGTCCTGAGAAGCTGGTCCCAGATCCTGAGTAATATTGAAGTCCTTCAGCTTAATTTTACCTTCGGCCTCAAAACCCGCGCGCACGCCGCCCCACGGATCGTTACCCTGACCAATCAGCTTAGCCTTCAGCGTGACCGGCTTTGTCACACCGTTCAGCGTCAAATTACCTGTAATATCTAAAGCTTCACCGTCTTTTTTCACTTCCGTTGAGGCGAAGGTTGCCTGCGGGAACTTAGTCACGTTGAGGAACTCTGCGCTACGCAGGTGTTTGTCACGTTCAGCATGGTTGGTATCCACGCTGGTGGTGTTGATGGTGACGTTGACTTTATCTGCCGCAGGGTTTTTCTCATCGAAGGTAAAGCTGCCGTCAAAATCACGGAAGGTGCCGTACAGCCAGCTATAACCGAGGTGTTGAATGCGGAAGTTTACAAACGCATGCTGACCCTGTTTATCAATTTTATAGTCA
It includes:
- a CDS encoding Kdo(2)-lipid IV(A) acyltransferase — translated: MTNLPQFSRALLHPRYWLTWLGIGFLYLLVQLPYPVLYRIGCGLGRLAKRLMKRRAKIAYRNLELCFPDMSEEKREQMVIANFESVGMGLIETGMAWFWSTKRINKWCHYEGVEIVKGIEKTGQGILLIGIHFLTLELGARIFGIKTPGIGVYRPNDNPLLDWLQTWGRMRSNKSMIDRKDLKGMIRALKNGDIIWYAPDHDYGPRGSEFVPFFAVEQAATTTGTYTLAKLSGACAVPFVPRRLPGGKGYELTIIQPELNPPLESPEETARWMNKIVEKCILMAPEQYMWLHRRFKTRPEGMPDRYN
- a CDS encoding rhodanese-related sulfurtransferase, with the translated sequence MPVLHNRVSNEELRERMLAETEPRTTISFYKYFTIETPQATRDALYQLFLSLNVFGRVYLAHEGINAQISVPESRVDALREAIYAFHPALNNLRLNIALEDDGKSFWVLRMKVRDRIVADGIDDPTFDASDVGEYLKAAEVNAMLDDPSAVFIDMRNHYEYEVGHFEDAVEIPADTFREQLPKAVDMMQDDKEKKIVMYCTGGIRCEKASAWMRHNGFKNVYHIEGGIIEYARRAREQGLPVRFVGKNFVFDERMGERISDDVIAHCHQCGTPCDSHTNCKNDGCHLLFIQCPACAEKFSGCCSDVCRDELALSPEEQRRRRAGRENGNKIFNKSRGMLNTTLGIPDPEK
- a CDS encoding YceI family protein, yielding MKKILLGATLGALLFTTGSAVAADYKIDKQGQHAFVNFRIQHLGYSWLYGTFRDFDGSFTFDEKNPAADKVNVTINTTSVDTNHAERDKHLRSAEFLNVTKFPQATFASTEVKKDGEALDITGNLTLNGVTKPVTLKAKLIGQGNDPWGGVRAGFEAEGKIKLKDFNITQDLGPASQDVDLIISVEGVRQ